CCCAGGACTTTTATACGCTATGAGAGAGGAGTATGATCTAAGTGAAGACGAGATCTTAAGAAGCTTAGCTGTAGCTGGTCTTATTGGAAACTTGATCAAAGAGAATGCTACAATATCAGGTGCTGAAGGTGGTTGTCAAGCTGAGATAGGTTCTGCTTGTTCAATGGCTGCTGCTATGGCTTGTTTCCTTTTAGGTGGATCTCTTGCTCAGATAGAATATGCTGCAGAGATGGCTTTAGAACATCATCTTGGATTGACTTGTGACCCTGTAGGTGGATATGTTCAAGTGCCTTGTATAGAGAGAAATGCTGCTGCTTCTGCTAGAGCTTTAGACGCTGCTGCTTACAGCCTATATACTGATGGAAAACATAAGGTTACATTTGATCAAGTTGTTAGAACTATGGGAGAAACAGGTAAGGATTTAAAACAGGAATACAGAGAAACTTCATTGGGTGGTTTAGCTAAATTTACATTTAATGCTGAATGTTAAAAAGGAGATTACAAAATAATGAAACTGATTGTTGGACTTGGAAATCCAGGGAATAAATATGAAAAAACAAGACATAATATAGGATTTGAAGTAATTAATCAACTTCAAAAAGAACTTGGAATAACAAATGAAAGGGAGAAATTTCAAGGACTTTTAAGTGAAAAGATAGTTGATGGTGAGAAAATACTATTTTTAAAACCACAAACTTTTATGAATTTAAGTGGAAATTCTATCATAGAAGTTGTTAATTTTTATAAAATAGATCCAAAAAAAGAGTTAATTGTTATCTATGATGATATGGATCTTCCTGTTGGAAAATTGAGAGTAAAAGAGAAGGGAAGTTCTGGTGGGCACAACGGTATAAAGTCGATTATATCACATCTTGGAGATCAATTTTTACGTATAAAATGTGGTATAGGTAGAGGAAAGGACAATACTATTGATTTTGTACTAGGACAGTTTGATAAAAGTGAACAAAAAGAGGTAACATTAATGATTGAGACAGCTGCTAAATGTGCCATAGACATAGCTTTAGATCTGGATTTAGGAAAAATAATGCAAAAATATAACAAAAAGTGATTAAAAAAATATCGAAAATATGTTGTTAAATAGTAATAAATATGATAAACTTAGTTTAGTAGTAATTAACTTTAAAGTTGAAAGGAGATTTTGTATGAAATTTTTTGGTTTCAGAGGAGGAGTGCATCCACCTGAAAATAAAATTCAAACAGAAAATATGGCTGTTGAAGAACTGAAAGCACCAAAAATGTTGTATATCGCATTATTACAACATATCGGATCACCACTAGATCCAACTGTAGCTATTGGAGACAAGGTTTTAAAGGGACAAAAAATAGCTGATTCTCAAGCTTTTATGTCATCACCTATTCACTCTCCAGTAAGTGGAACAATCAAGAAGATAGAAGAACACGTTTTTCCTTTAATGGGAAGAATTAAAACTATCATTATTGAAAATGATGAACAAGAGACTTGGGCAGAGCTACCTAAAATCGAAAACTGGGAAGCTGCTGACAAAAAAGATCTACTTGCTATGATTAGAGAGAAAGGTATCGTTGGTATTGGAGGAGCTAGTTTCCCTACTCATATCAAACTTAATCCACCAGCTGATGCTAAAATTGATACTCTATTACTTAACGGAGCTGAGTGTGAGCCTTATCTAAACTCAGATAACAGACTTATGCTTGAGCACCCAGAAAAGATAATAAACGGTATCCAAATTATAAAGAAAATTCTTGGAATAAACAATGCCATAGTAGGTATTGAAGAGAATAAACCTGAAGCTATTGCTTCTATGAAAAAAGCTGCTGAAGGAACTGGAATTCAGATAGCACCTTTAAAAACAAAATACCCTCAAGGAGGAGAAAAACAACTTATTAAAGCTGTTCTAGATAGACAGGTTCCATCTGGAAAACTTCCATCTGCTGTTGGAGTTGTAGTTCAAAATACTGGTACTGCTGCTGCTATATATGATGGTATCGTTAATGGTATCCCATTAATAGAGAAAGTTGTTACTGTTTCAGGAAAAGCTATTGCTACACCTAAAAACGTTAAAATAGCTATTGGAACACCATTCTCTTATCTATTGGATTATTGTGGAGTAAATAGAGAGATAGTTGATAAGCTTGTAATGGGAGGACCTATGATGGGAATGGCTCAATTCTCTGAAGATGCCCCTGTTATAAAAGGAACTTCTGGACTATTAGCTCTTACTAGAGAGGAAACAAATCCTTACAAACCTAAATCTTGTATTGGGTGTGGAAAGTGTGTAGAAGCTTGTCCTATGGGATTAGAGCCTCTTATGTTTGCAAGACTTGCTGCTTTTGAGCAATGGGAACAACTTGGACAATTCAGCTTAATGGATTGTATTGAGTGTGGATCTTGTGCATACATCTGTCCAGCTAATAGACCACTAACTGAAGCTATTAAAATAGGAAAATCTAAATTAAGAGCAATGAAAAAATAGAAATAATTATAACTAAATTGTTATTAAGTTACAGGAGGGTAAAGTGACTAATATTTTAAAGATGGGGCCATCGCCTCATATAAGAACATCAGAAACAGTTGAAAAAGTAATGTATGATGTAATTATATCATTAATACCAGCGTTTCTATTTGCTGTTTATGTATTTGGTATAAGAGCATTTATAGTAACTGCTGTATCTATACTTACTTGTATGGTTACAGAGTATTTATGTCAAAAAGTAATGGGACAAGAGCCATCTATATTTGATGGAAGTGCTATTATTACAGGTATATTATTTGCTTTTGTAATTCCAGTTATTATGCCACTACAATATGTAGTTGTTGGTTGTGTGGTATCAATTGGTTTAGGTAAAATGGTATTTGGAGGGCTTGGACACAATGTATTCAACCCTGCTTTAGTAGGAAGAGCTTTCGTTCAAGCATCTTGGCCAGTAGCTATCACTACATTTGCTTATGATGGAAAAGCTGGAGCTACAGTACTTGATGCTATGAAGAGAGGTATTAACCTAGATTCTGTTCTATTAGAAGGTGGAAACCAATATTTACAAGCTTTCATTGGAAGAATGGGTGGATGTTTAGGAGAGACTTCAGCACTTGCATTATTAATAGGTGGAATATACCTAATCTATAAAAAGCAAATTGATTGGAAAGTTCCTGCAATTATAATTGGAACTGTATTCGTTTTAACTTGGGCTATGGGTGGAGATCCTGTAATGCATATACTATCTGGAGGACTTTTCTTAGGAGCTTTCTATATGGCTACTGATATGGTTACAAGTCCTTACACTAACAAAGGTAAGATAATCTATGCTTTACTATTAGGACTTCTAATCTCTACTATAAGAATGAAAGGTGGATATCCTGAGGGAGTTGCATACTCTATCTTAATTATGAATGGAGTTGTACCTCTAATCAATAGATATACTAAACCTAAAAAATTTGGTGAGGTGAAAGCTAATGAAAAATAGATTTGTACATTATGGACTAGTTCTATTAGTTATAGCTGCAGTCTCAGCAGGAATCTTAGGATTAGTTAATGATTTTACTAAAGTTGTTATTGCTCAAAACAATGAAAAAGCACAAAATGAAGCTAAAAAACAAGTTTTAACTTCAGCTAATGAGTTTAAAGTTGCTGAGGCAATTGATGTTGAAGATCTATCTTTTGTTCCTGGATATGATGCTAATGGAAACAAAGTTGGATATGTTGTAACAGTTGCTCAACCTGGATATGCAGGAAATATCACATTTACTCTTGGAATTAACTTAGATGGTACAATTGCTGGAGTAAGAGTTATTAACCAAGCTGAAACTCCAGGACTAGGAGCTAAAATAGCTGGAATAGAGTGGCAAGATCACTGGATTGGAAAAAATTCTTCTTATGAATTTAATAAATCTGTTGACGCCTTTGCTGGAGCTACAATATCTCCTAACGCTGTTTATACAGGACTTATGAGAGCTTTAAAAGCTTATGAAACTGGGGTGAGTAAATAATGAAAAATAATTATGGAAAAATAATATTATCAGGAATTTTTAAAGAAAACCCTATATTTGTACTATTTTTAGGACTATGTCCAACACTTGGAGTTACAAGTTCAGCAATGAATGGTCTATCTATGGGATTAGCTGTTATTGCAGTTCTTGCTTGTTCTAACTTAATTATTTCTGCTCTTAAGAGCGTAATTCCTTCACAAGTTAGAATACCAGCATATATTATGATTATTGCTTCTCTAGTTACTATAGTACAAATGGTTATGGAAGCATATACTCCTGATTTATATAAGGTACTAGGACTATTTATTCCTCTTATCGTTGTTAACTGTATTGTACTTGGAAGAGCTGAAAGTTTTGCATCTAAAAATGGAGTATTCGCATCTTTCTTAGATGGTATTGGATCAGGACTTGGATTTACTCTTGCATTAACAGTTTTAGGAATGATTAGAGAGGTTTTAGGAAACGGAACTATATTCGGATTAAGAGTTACACCTGAATCATATTCACCAGCTCTTATATTCATACTAGCTCCTGGAGCATTTATTACAATTGCTTTCATCAAAGCTTTCCTTAACTATCTTGATATGAAAAAGAGTAAGGAGGGATAATCGTGAGTTTTGGTAGTTTATTTAGTATCATTATTGGTTCAATTTTTATAAATAACGTTATTTTTGCTAAGTTCTTAGGATGTTGTCCATTTATGGGAGTTTCTAAGAAAGTTGATGCCTCTTTAGGAATGGGAATGGCTGTTACATTCGTTATAACTATTGCATCTGCAGTAACTTGGCTTGTTTATCATTTTATATTAGCTCCTTTTGGATTGGAATATCTACAAACTATTGCTTTTATTCTAATAATTGCAGCATTAGTTCAATTCGTTGAGATGGCTATTGCTAAAACATCACCATCACTTTATAAAGCGTTGGGAGTTTTCCTACCTCTTATAACTACAAACTGTGCTGTACTAGGGGTTGCAATCATCAATATTCAATCTGAATACAACTTTATTGAAACTCTTGTAAATGGTTTCGCAGTTGCAGTAGGATTCTCACTTGCATTGGTTCTACTTGCTGGTATAAGAGAAAGAATAGAGTATTCTGCTATCCCAGCACCATTTAAAGGAATTCCAATTGCCTTCATCTGTGCAGGTTTACTTGCTATGGCATTTATGGGATTCAGTGGTATGAAAATTTAATAATTATTGGAGGTAAATATGGAAGCGATATTAATACCAGCAATTGTGCTGGGGTTAACAGGACTTGCAATGGGACTTTTCCTAGCTTTTGCTTCAATTAAATTCGAAGTTCAAGTAGATCCTAAAATAGAAGCGATTAGTGGAATTCTTCCTGGAGCAAACTGTGGAGGATGTGGATATCCAGGATGTTCTGGATATGCAGCTGCAATAGTTGAAGAGGGAGCACCTATGTCATTATGTGCACCTGGTGGAGCTGCTGTAGCGGCAAAAATTGGAGAGATTATGGGAGCATCTGTAGATGTTTCTGGTGAAAAAGTTGTAGCTAGAGTTTTATGTCAAGGTGACAACACTAAGACTTCTAAAATATATGATTTTGATGGAGAACTTCAAACTTGTGCTGCTATGATGCTTTATGCTGGTGGAGACAAGTCTTGTGTTTACTCATGTTTAGGTCATGGAGATTGTGAAAAAGTTTGTCCTGTTGGAGCTATTAAAGTTAATGCTAATGGAATAGCTGAAGTTGATGAGGATAAATGTATCTCTTGTGGACTTTGTCAAAAAGCTTGTCCTAAGAAGGTAATAGCTATGTTACCACAAAGTAAAAAAGTTACTGTTACTTGTTCTTCTAAAGAAAAAGGTGTTAACGCTAAAAAAGCTTGTTCTGTAGCTTGTATCGGTTGTGGAATATGTGCTAAGAACTGTCCTGTTGGAGCTATCACAGTTGAAAACAACCTTGCTAAGATAGATCCAGCTAAATGTATCTCTTGTGGAATATGTGCTACTAAGTGTCCTACTAAGGCTATTGTAAGCGATATTAAAGAGATTAAAAAAGCTGAAATTATAGAAGACAACTGTAAAGGATGTACAGCTTGTGCTAGAAAGTGTCCTGTTGGAGCTATCGAAGGAGCTGTAAAAGAGAAACACCACGTAATAACTGATAAATGTGTTGGTTGTGGAATCTGTTTTGATACTTGTAAGTTCAAAGCTATAAAAATGAATGTTGTTGATACATTAAAATAAGTTGATTAAGTAATTATAAAAGGTGCTCTATTTAGGGCACCTTTTGTAATTTTATTCATCTAATTCTATACAAGCTTTTTGATACTCCAATTGACTCTCTTGAAATCCCTTTTCTCTGTATGGAAATCTCTTTTCAAACTCTTCTATCTCTTCTGGAGTTGCTTCTAAGTCTTTTGAAAACAATACATATCCCGATATCTCTTTTAAAGCTTCAGCATACAAAGGAAGCACTAAAAGCCCCTTATAAAATTTCATATCTGGCATAGATATGTTATAATTTTTTCCTCCTAAAAAACCATAACTCTTATAGTAGTATGGATAACCTAAAGTCAATATTCCCTTATATCCTTGCTCCTTTGCCTTCTCAATAGTATATTCTATCAATTTTTTTCCTAGTCCTTGGTTTTGAAATTTTTTAGAGATAAATACAGGTCCAAAAGATATTGTTTGATGCCTATTTTCTTCAGAATCTACAACTGTTGATAAAGTATAGAAAATTCCACCTTCCACTTGACCATCAACCTCTATTATATAAGTTAAATCCTTTATAAGATCTGAACTCTTATGTAATTTATTAATGATCGTAGGAATATCTGTTCCTGGAAAATATAGATCCCAAAAAGCATCTCTTGCTATCTCTATAACTCTTTCATAATCTCTTTCTTCTTCTTTTCTTATAATTGTATCCATTATCTTCCTTCATAATATTCTTCTCTAATTAATGAGTATTATACCATAATTTAAAAATTCTATAAACAGAACAATTATTTTTAAATTACGTTACTTTTTCTAACTCGTTATTTCACATGATTGTATATAGAATTTAACGTTTTATTAACGAACGTTAAATATTTTTTTAAATTGTTTTTTTATTAAATATATATTGACATTAATATCAAAAAGTATTATACTATTATTGTTCTTAATTACAAACTTGTTCTTAATTACGAAAAAAGGGGAGGCAAATATGAAAAAAATATTAATTTTAGGAAGTTTAATTCTTATGGGAATGTTTACTGGATGTTCTGATGATAAAAAGGAGGAAAAAAGTGAAACTGCAAAAGTTAAAACACAAGTTTTAAAAGTTGCTTTTAACCAGTCTGAAAAACATCCTCAATACAAGGCTTTAGAAGAATTCAGTAAAGAGTTAGAGGCTCAAACAAATGGTGCTTATAAATTAGAAATATCACCTAATGAATTATTAGGAGATCAAAGAGCTACTGCTGAACTTGTACAAAATGGAGTTATTCAAATGTCTGTTGTTGGTAACCCTGTAGTTGAAAGTTTTAATAAAGACTTTGCTGTAATTGGTTTACCATATCTTTATGATAGCTTAGAGCATCAGAAAAAAGTATTTCTATCTGATGTTTTAGATCCATTATTTAAATCAACTACTTCAAGTGGATTTGAAGTTATAGGAGCTTTCACTGCTGGTGCTAGATGTCTATATACTAATAAACCTATGACTCAACCTTCTGATCTTAAAGGATATAAATTTAGAGTTATGCAATCTGATACTATGAAAAAAATGGTTGATTATATGGGTGGAGTAGGAACACCTATGGGACAAGGAGAAGTTTATACTGCTGTTCAACAAGGAGTTATTGAAGGTGGAGAAAACAATGAAGTTACTTATGTTGATTTAAAACACTATGAAATTGCGCCATATTTTTCATATACTAACCACTTAATGGTTCCAGATTTAATTATTGTTAACGAAAAATTCTATAATGGAATGACTCCTGAAAATAAAAAAATATTTGATGATTTGATGAAAAAAACTATAGAAAAAGAGTTTGAAGTATGGAGTGAAAATGTTGAAACTGCTAAAAAAATAGCTATTGATAATGGAGCTCAATTTATAGAAGTTGATATTAAACCTTTCCAAGAAAGAGTTAAACCTTTACAAGATGAAGTTGCAAATATTTCTGATATGACTAAAAAAATCTATACTGATGTTAGAGCTTTAGCAAATTAAATAATTTAAGGAGAAAATAATGGAGTGTATAAAAAATATACTTGATAAAATAATTGAAATTTTCTGTATTGTTATTTTAGGAGTAATGACACTTTTGGTTACTTGGCAAGTTATAACTAGATATTTTTTCAATAATCCTAGTGTTGTTACAGAACAAACTTCTCAATATCTTTTTGTTTGGCTTGTTATGTATGGATCTGCCTATGTTTTTGGAAAAAGAGAACATATGCAAATTTCATTTGTTAGAGATTTATCTCCTAAAAATTTGAGAAAATTCATTGATATTTTTCAAGAAATTATTATAACTATATTCGTAATAGGTGTTATGGTTTATGGTGGATATTTTACCACTCTTAAACAGATGGGACAAACAGATGCTGCACTACAAATTCCTATGGGAGTAGTGTATTCAGCTGTTCCTATTAGTGGTGTTATCATTATATTTTATGCTATTTATAATATTAAAACTCTAATTAGAAAAAAATATTAGAGGTTCAAAAGGAGAGATTTATGGATTTGGCAGTACAAGTTGGCTTAATAATTTTTGTTACTTTGATAATTTGTTTAACATTGGGAGTCCCTATCAGTATTAGTATTGGACTTTCTTCAACTTTGGCAATGTTAGTTGTATTACCATTTGATGGAGCTATGATTACTTCTGCCCAAAGAGTTTTTATTGGAACAAATTCTTTTTCTCTTTTAGCTATACCATTTTTTATACTAGCTGGAAATATTATGAATACTGGTGGAATTGCTATTAGATTAATTAATTGTGCAAAATTATTGGGTAGTAAATTTTACGGTCCATTAGCTCAAGCAAATGTAGTAGCTAATATGTTATTTGGAGCTATTAGTGGTTCTGGAGTTGCTGCTGCTGCTGCTGTTGGTGGAACTATTGGTCCTATTCAAGAAAAAGAAGGCTATGATAAAAAATACAGTGCTGCTGTAAATATTTGTTCTGCTCCTACAGGAATGTTGATTCCTCCTAGTAATACTTTGATTGTTTATTCAACTGTTGCTGGTAGTGTATCAGTTTCAGCTCTTTTTATAGCAGGTTATTTACCTGGTATTTTATGGGGAATTGGAATAATGATTGTAGCAGCTCTCATGGCTAGAAAATTAAAATATAAATCAGAAACTAAAAATAATTTTCAAACTATTTTAAAAGTTGTTTTTGATGCTATTCCTAGTTTACTACTTATTATTATAGTTATTGGTGGTATTTTAAAAGGAATATTTACTGCAACTGAGGGATCTGCTATAGCAGTTGTCTACTCTTTGATACTATCTTTTATATATAGAGAGATGAAGGTTAGTGATTTACCTAAAATATTTTTAAATTCTGCTCAAATGACAGCAATAGTTATCTTTATGATTGGGGTTTCTTCTATTATGTCTTGGGCTATGGCTTTTGCTCATATTCCACAAAAAATAGCTGAAATTTTACTTGGAATAACTGATAACAAAATTATAATACTTATCATTATGAATATTTTACTTTTAATAATAGGTACATTTATGGATCCTACTCCTGCAGTATTAATTTTTACACCAATATTTTTACCAATAGTTCAAAGCTTTGGAATGACACCAGTTCATTTTGGAATTATGTTAGTTTTCAACTTATGTATTGGAACTATAACTCCACCAGTTGGACCTATATTGTTTACTGGTTGTAAAGTAGGAAATGTTACTATTGAAGAAGTTTTTAAATGGTTATTACCTTTTTATATAATAACAATTATTATCTTATTCATTGTTACATTTGTACCTGCATTTTCATTATTTTTACCTCAATTATTTGGTTTGATAAAATAATTCTAATATAAAAAAAGAGAGAGATTCTTTTCTCTCTCTTTTTATTTAACTGTTTTTATATTTTATAAGAGAATTTTTTTGATGATTTTTAGATAATAAATAAACATAAAATATTATATAGTACAATTTTATAAATTTTCTTTTATAATTTCTACAAGTTTTTCACTTGTTAAATTATAGTATTTTAATAATTCAGTTGCTTTACCACTTTGACCAAATTTATCATATATTCCTAATTTTTTTATTTTTGTAGGATGTATTTCTGATAAATATTCAGATACTGCTGATCCTAATCCTCCTATTATGGAATGTTCTTCTGCTGTAACTATAAATTTAGTCTCTTTAGCTGCTTTTAATATTGTTTTTTCATCCAATGGTTTTATTGTTCCCATATTAATTACTCTTACAGATACTCCTTCTTTCTCTAAGATATCTGCTGCTTTTAGAGCTTCTATTGTCATCAATCCTGTAGCCACTATTGTAACATCATTACCTTTTTTTAAAATATTAGCTTTACCTATTTCAAAATTATAAGTAGCTTCATCAAATATTGTTTCTACATCTAGTCTTCCCATTCTAATATACACTGGACCATCATACTTAGCTGCTTCAAATATCATTTTTTTGGTTTCTACTGCATCTGCTGGTGATAAAACTACCATTCCAGGGATAGATCTCATAAGTGCTATATCTTCTACTGACTGATGAGAACCACCATCTTCTCCTACTGTAATCCCAGCATGAGTAGGAGCTATTTTAACATTTAATTTTGGATAGGCTATAGAATTTCTTATCTGTTCAAATCCTCTTCCTGCTGCAAACATTGCAAATGTAGATGCAAATACTATTTTTCCACAACTAGCTAACCCTGCAGCTGTTCCCATCAAATCTGCTTCTGCTATTCCAAGATTAAAATGTCTTTCAGGGAATCTCTCTTTAAATAAATTTGTTTTTGTTGATTTTGTTAAATCAGCATCCAATACTATAACATCTTTATTTATAGTTCCTAATTCTACTAAAGCTTCCCCATAAGCTTGTCTTGTTGCCTTTTTACTCATATTTTTCCTCCAATTGATGCTTAATCTAATAATTCAGCTATAGCTCTATTTTTTTCTTCTAGTGTTGGTGCTGTTCCATGAAATCCACACACATTCTCCATAAAAGAAACTCCCTTTCCTTTCACTGTTTTTGCCACTATAACAGTAGGTTTTTCTTTTTCTTTTTTAGCTTTTTCTAATGCATCAAAAATTTGTTGAAAATTATGTCCATCTATTTGTAAAACATTCCATCCAAATGCTTTCCACTTATCCACTATTGGTTCTATTCCCATTACTTTATCTACTTCACCATCTATTTGCAAATTATTAAGATCAATAAAAGCACATAAATTATTAAGTTTATAATGAGCAGAAGTCATAGCAGCCTCCCATATTTGTCCCTCTTGTTGCTCTCCATCTCCCATTATTATATAAACTCTATAATCTTTATTTGATACTTTCCCAGCTAATGCCATTCCATTAGCTACTGATAATCCTTGTCCCAAAGAACCTGTGGACATATCTATTCCTGGAACTTTTTTCATATCTGGATGTCCCTGTAAAATGGAACCATATTGTCTTAAAGTTTTTAACAATTTCTCGTCAAAATAACCTCTATTTGCTAATATTGAATATAAGGCAGGTGCTGCATGTCCTTTAGAAAGTACAAATCTATCTCTATTTTCATCCTTAGGTTTTTCAGGATTTATATTTAGTTCAGAAAAATATAGTGTAGTTAAAATATCTACACATGATAGTGAACCACCTGGATGTCCTGAATTTGCTTCAAATATCATCTCTATTATATCTCGTCTTACTTTTCTAGCTATTTTTTCTAATTTTTTTATATTTTTTTCCATATTTTTACCTCAACTTTATTTTTTACTTAACTGCATTTTCCCAATCTTTCAAAAACTTTTCAATTCCTCTATCTGTCAATTCATGTTTTGTCATAGCAATTAAAGTATTATATGGAATAGTTGCTATATGTGCTCCTGCCTTTGCAGCTTCTTTTACATGCCATGGATTTCTCACACTAGCTGCTATTATCTCCGTTTTTATACCATGTTTATCAAAAATTGTTGAAATATCTGAGATTAACTCTTCACTACTAATTCCTATATCATCTAATCTCCCTAAAAATGGGCTCACATATGTTGCTCCTGCTCTTGCAGCTAATAAAGCTT
This portion of the Fusobacterium sp. SYSU M8D902 genome encodes:
- a CDS encoding TRAP transporter small permease, translating into MECIKNILDKIIEIFCIVILGVMTLLVTWQVITRYFFNNPSVVTEQTSQYLFVWLVMYGSAYVFGKREHMQISFVRDLSPKNLRKFIDIFQEIIITIFVIGVMVYGGYFTTLKQMGQTDAALQIPMGVVYSAVPISGVIIIFYAIYNIKTLIRKKY
- a CDS encoding electron transport complex subunit E encodes the protein MKNNYGKIILSGIFKENPIFVLFLGLCPTLGVTSSAMNGLSMGLAVIAVLACSNLIISALKSVIPSQVRIPAYIMIIASLVTIVQMVMEAYTPDLYKVLGLFIPLIVVNCIVLGRAESFASKNGVFASFLDGIGSGLGFTLALTVLGMIREVLGNGTIFGLRVTPESYSPALIFILAPGAFITIAFIKAFLNYLDMKKSKEG
- a CDS encoding RnfABCDGE type electron transport complex subunit G, producing MKNRFVHYGLVLLVIAAVSAGILGLVNDFTKVVIAQNNEKAQNEAKKQVLTSANEFKVAEAIDVEDLSFVPGYDANGNKVGYVVTVAQPGYAGNITFTLGINLDGTIAGVRVINQAETPGLGAKIAGIEWQDHWIGKNSSYEFNKSVDAFAGATISPNAVYTGLMRALKAYETGVSK
- the rsxC gene encoding electron transport complex subunit RsxC encodes the protein MKFFGFRGGVHPPENKIQTENMAVEELKAPKMLYIALLQHIGSPLDPTVAIGDKVLKGQKIADSQAFMSSPIHSPVSGTIKKIEEHVFPLMGRIKTIIIENDEQETWAELPKIENWEAADKKDLLAMIREKGIVGIGGASFPTHIKLNPPADAKIDTLLLNGAECEPYLNSDNRLMLEHPEKIINGIQIIKKILGINNAIVGIEENKPEAIASMKKAAEGTGIQIAPLKTKYPQGGEKQLIKAVLDRQVPSGKLPSAVGVVVQNTGTAAAIYDGIVNGIPLIEKVVTVSGKAIATPKNVKIAIGTPFSYLLDYCGVNREIVDKLVMGGPMMGMAQFSEDAPVIKGTSGLLALTREETNPYKPKSCIGCGKCVEACPMGLEPLMFARLAAFEQWEQLGQFSLMDCIECGSCAYICPANRPLTEAIKIGKSKLRAMKK
- a CDS encoding N-acetyltransferase, translating into MDTIIRKEEERDYERVIEIARDAFWDLYFPGTDIPTIINKLHKSSDLIKDLTYIIEVDGQVEGGIFYTLSTVVDSEENRHQTISFGPVFISKKFQNQGLGKKLIEYTIEKAKEQGYKGILTLGYPYYYKSYGFLGGKNYNISMPDMKFYKGLLVLPLYAEALKEISGYVLFSKDLEATPEEIEEFEKRFPYREKGFQESQLEYQKACIELDE
- a CDS encoding TRAP transporter substrate-binding protein; this translates as MKKILILGSLILMGMFTGCSDDKKEEKSETAKVKTQVLKVAFNQSEKHPQYKALEEFSKELEAQTNGAYKLEISPNELLGDQRATAELVQNGVIQMSVVGNPVVESFNKDFAVIGLPYLYDSLEHQKKVFLSDVLDPLFKSTTSSGFEVIGAFTAGARCLYTNKPMTQPSDLKGYKFRVMQSDTMKKMVDYMGGVGTPMGQGEVYTAVQQGVIEGGENNEVTYVDLKHYEIAPYFSYTNHLMVPDLIIVNEKFYNGMTPENKKIFDDLMKKTIEKEFEVWSENVETAKKIAIDNGAQFIEVDIKPFQERVKPLQDEVANISDMTKKIYTDVRALAN
- a CDS encoding TRAP transporter large permease, yielding MDLAVQVGLIIFVTLIICLTLGVPISISIGLSSTLAMLVVLPFDGAMITSAQRVFIGTNSFSLLAIPFFILAGNIMNTGGIAIRLINCAKLLGSKFYGPLAQANVVANMLFGAISGSGVAAAAAVGGTIGPIQEKEGYDKKYSAAVNICSAPTGMLIPPSNTLIVYSTVAGSVSVSALFIAGYLPGILWGIGIMIVAALMARKLKYKSETKNNFQTILKVVFDAIPSLLLIIIVIGGILKGIFTATEGSAIAVVYSLILSFIYREMKVSDLPKIFLNSAQMTAIVIFMIGVSSIMSWAMAFAHIPQKIAEILLGITDNKIIILIIMNILLLIIGTFMDPTPAVLIFTPIFLPIVQSFGMTPVHFGIMLVFNLCIGTITPPVGPILFTGCKVGNVTIEEVFKWLLPFYIITIIILFIVTFVPAFSLFLPQLFGLIK
- the rsxA gene encoding electron transport complex subunit RsxA gives rise to the protein MSFGSLFSIIIGSIFINNVIFAKFLGCCPFMGVSKKVDASLGMGMAVTFVITIASAVTWLVYHFILAPFGLEYLQTIAFILIIAALVQFVEMAIAKTSPSLYKALGVFLPLITTNCAVLGVAIINIQSEYNFIETLVNGFAVAVGFSLALVLLAGIRERIEYSAIPAPFKGIPIAFICAGLLAMAFMGFSGMKI
- a CDS encoding RnfABCDGE type electron transport complex subunit D, with translation MTNILKMGPSPHIRTSETVEKVMYDVIISLIPAFLFAVYVFGIRAFIVTAVSILTCMVTEYLCQKVMGQEPSIFDGSAIITGILFAFVIPVIMPLQYVVVGCVVSIGLGKMVFGGLGHNVFNPALVGRAFVQASWPVAITTFAYDGKAGATVLDAMKRGINLDSVLLEGGNQYLQAFIGRMGGCLGETSALALLIGGIYLIYKKQIDWKVPAIIIGTVFVLTWAMGGDPVMHILSGGLFLGAFYMATDMVTSPYTNKGKIIYALLLGLLISTIRMKGGYPEGVAYSILIMNGVVPLINRYTKPKKFGEVKANEK
- a CDS encoding RnfABCDGE type electron transport complex subunit B codes for the protein MEAILIPAIVLGLTGLAMGLFLAFASIKFEVQVDPKIEAISGILPGANCGGCGYPGCSGYAAAIVEEGAPMSLCAPGGAAVAAKIGEIMGASVDVSGEKVVARVLCQGDNTKTSKIYDFDGELQTCAAMMLYAGGDKSCVYSCLGHGDCEKVCPVGAIKVNANGIAEVDEDKCISCGLCQKACPKKVIAMLPQSKKVTVTCSSKEKGVNAKKACSVACIGCGICAKNCPVGAITVENNLAKIDPAKCISCGICATKCPTKAIVSDIKEIKKAEIIEDNCKGCTACARKCPVGAIEGAVKEKHHVITDKCVGCGICFDTCKFKAIKMNVVDTLK
- the pth gene encoding aminoacyl-tRNA hydrolase; this translates as MKLIVGLGNPGNKYEKTRHNIGFEVINQLQKELGITNEREKFQGLLSEKIVDGEKILFLKPQTFMNLSGNSIIEVVNFYKIDPKKELIVIYDDMDLPVGKLRVKEKGSSGGHNGIKSIISHLGDQFLRIKCGIGRGKDNTIDFVLGQFDKSEQKEVTLMIETAAKCAIDIALDLDLGKIMQKYNKK